The genomic segment ctttgtctcccagaaaacaaaagagagaaaaaatcattttctgcttgaaaaagaataattttcttGTTGAAGAATCGATCAATAGCGTGTGTTAGCTGCAATGCTAACTTGGGAGAGCCAGGTTAGGCTTGCAAGCAACACCGCCTTGACGAAAAAGCTAGCCTTCATCACATTCCTCATCATTGTGTTATGTCCAGCTATAATGGTCATGTCTCAGGAGCACAAGGTTGTGCCAGGTTCAGACGCAGATTCCCTCTTGAGATTCAAAGACACTTTAGCGAATGCTTCTGTCATTAGCAGTTGGGATCCTTCAACCGCGCCTTGTAAGCGAAAGTCATCAAACTGGTTCGGTGTTCTCTGTTTTGCCGGACATGTTTGGGGTCTACAACTTGAAGGAATGGGTTTAACCGGGAAGCTAGACCTTGAACCATTGACTCCTATCAAGGACCTAAGAACCTTAAGCTTCATGAACAACAATTTCGACGGTGCAATGCCATCTGTCAAGAAACTCGTCTCGTTGAAGTCATTGTACTTGTCTAACAACAGGTTTACAGGGGAGATATCCGCCGATGCGTTTGATGGTATGCATCATTTGAAAAAGCTTTTGCTGGCGAACAACGCCTTTCGCGGAAAAGTACCTTCTTCTTTAGCTTCTTTACCATTGCTTTTAGAGGTGAGGCTGAATGGTAACCAGTTCCAAGGGGCGATACCTGATTTTAAGCAGAAAGATCTTAAGTTAGCTAGCTTCGAGAACAATGACCTCGAAGGACCTATACCCGAAAGTCTACGGAACATGGATCCTGGCTCTTTTGCAGGTAAACTAAACAAACTTTTCAAGATCTacacatagttttttttttttaaaagttgaatAACTACGCTATTacaaactatgaaaaatattacattttccACATGAGTTCTTGAATTTGAAATGCAAATGATTGTtcttattttttgaacaattcAGGGAACAAGGACTTGTGTGATCCTC from the Brassica oleracea var. oleracea cultivar TO1000 unplaced genomic scaffold, BOL UnpScaffold01385, whole genome shotgun sequence genome contains:
- the LOC106321283 gene encoding pollen receptor-like kinase 4, which translates into the protein MLTWESQVRLASNTALTKKLAFITFLIIVLCPAIMVMSQEHKVVPGSDADSLLRFKDTLANASVISSWDPSTAPCKRKSSNWFGVLCFAGHVWGLQLEGMGLTGKLDLEPLTPIKDLRTLSFMNNNFDGAMPSVKKLVSLKSLYLSNNRFTGEISADAFDGMHHLKKLLLANNAFRGKVPSSLASLPLLLEVRLNGNQFQGAIPDFKQKDLKLASFENNDLEGPIPESLRNMDPGSFAGNKDLCDPPLSSCSGDSWFFLDPPPSSTEKKNKSSSFYTIAILLIVIGVILVIISLVVLIISLVVCVFHTRKQKCLSAYPSAGQDRTYKFSYDQPADTERAAESVTSYTTRRVTVQDQDKLLFLQEDIQRFDLQDLLRASAEVLGSGCFGASYKAGISSGKTVVVKRYKHMNNVGRDEFHEHIRRLGKLSHPNLLPLVAYYYRREEKLLIAEFMPNRSLASHLHANH